A window from Verrucomicrobiota bacterium encodes these proteins:
- a CDS encoding PhoPQ-activated pathogenicity-like protein PqaA type produces MFLLHARPESPLSPSLRSQFLALLFLVAPVAAAAPGALEKYVAAPDNTFNWSIRETRALDNGQTAAHVEMTSQTWRGHVWTHHMQIVRAKDVRNPHIALVFVTGDGDGKRNLPMLQLWAERAGAIAACVTRVPNQPLYDGRKEDALIAFTFDNYLKDGDDSWPLLFPMAKSAVRAMDAVAAWAKQEHKQAVDSFVVSGASKRGWTTWLTAAVDARVKAIAPMVIDMLNMKVQTDWTLKCYGKQSEQIRDYTDLGLVDRMEDARMKEIRGWVDPFSYRARYTMPKLILLGTNDRYWTVDALRHYFHDLPGPKLIYQTPNAGHNLNGGADAANTLASFFQLIADKKPLPTLDWKFNGDGKVNVTVKCSQAAKSIRLWTATSADRDFRDDQWNSRDLEVKPGSASATAEVSAPEKGFRAYLAEVELVSPTGHTWKLSTEARVTPDFK; encoded by the coding sequence ATGTTTCTCCTGCACGCACGCCCCGAGTCGCCTCTGTCGCCAAGCCTAAGGTCGCAATTTCTTGCGCTCCTGTTCTTGGTCGCCCCCGTTGCTGCGGCCGCGCCCGGCGCGCTCGAGAAGTACGTCGCCGCGCCCGACAACACCTTCAACTGGTCCATCCGCGAGACGCGCGCGCTCGACAACGGCCAGACCGCCGCGCACGTCGAGATGACTTCGCAGACTTGGCGCGGCCATGTCTGGACGCACCACATGCAGATCGTCCGCGCGAAGGACGTCCGCAACCCGCACATCGCGCTCGTGTTCGTCACGGGCGACGGCGACGGCAAGCGCAACCTGCCGATGCTGCAACTCTGGGCCGAACGCGCGGGCGCCATCGCCGCCTGCGTCACGCGCGTGCCCAACCAGCCGCTTTACGACGGCCGCAAGGAGGACGCCCTCATCGCCTTCACCTTCGACAATTACCTCAAGGACGGCGACGACTCGTGGCCGCTGCTCTTCCCGATGGCGAAATCCGCCGTCCGCGCGATGGATGCCGTCGCCGCGTGGGCGAAGCAGGAGCACAAGCAGGCCGTGGACTCGTTCGTTGTGAGCGGCGCAAGCAAGCGCGGCTGGACCACGTGGCTCACCGCGGCCGTGGACGCGCGCGTCAAGGCCATCGCCCCGATGGTCATCGACATGCTCAACATGAAAGTGCAGACCGACTGGACGTTGAAGTGTTACGGCAAGCAGTCCGAGCAAATCCGCGACTACACCGACCTCGGCCTCGTGGACCGCATGGAGGACGCGCGCATGAAGGAAATCCGCGGCTGGGTGGACCCGTTCAGCTACCGCGCGCGTTACACGATGCCCAAGCTCATCCTCCTCGGCACCAACGACCGCTACTGGACCGTGGATGCGCTGCGCCACTACTTTCACGACCTGCCCGGGCCGAAGCTGATTTATCAAACCCCGAACGCCGGCCACAACTTGAACGGCGGCGCCGACGCGGCGAACACGCTCGCGTCCTTCTTCCAGCTCATCGCCGACAAGAAACCGCTGCCCACGCTCGACTGGAAATTCAACGGCGACGGCAAGGTGAACGTGACCGTGAAATGCTCGCAGGCCGCGAAGTCCATCCGCCTGTGGACCGCGACGAGCGCGGACCGGGACTTTCGTGACGATCAGTGGAACAGCCGAGACCTCGAAGTGAAACCCGGCAGCGCGAGTGCGACGGCCGAGGTTTCCGCGCCCGAAAAGGGCTTCCGCGCCTATCTGGCCGAGGTGGAACTCGTCTCGCCGACAGGCCACACGTGGAAGCTCTCCACCGAGGCGCGCGTGACGCCGGATTTCAAATAG